From Pan paniscus chromosome 9, NHGRI_mPanPan1-v2.0_pri, whole genome shotgun sequence, the proteins below share one genomic window:
- the ZNF195 gene encoding zinc finger protein 195 isoform X12 has translation MSSHFTQDLLPEQGIQDAFPKTILRGYGNCGLDNLYLRKDWESLDECKLQKDYNGLNQCSSTTHSKIFQYNKYVKIFDNFSNLHRRNISNTGEKPFKCQECGKSFQMFSFLTEHQKIHTGKKFQKCGECGKTFIQCSHFTEHENIDTGEKPYKCQECNNVIKTCSVLTKNRIYTGGEHYRCEEFGKVFNQCSHLTEHEHGTEEKPCKYEECSSVFISCSSLSNQQMILAGEKLSKCETWYKGFNHGPNPSKHQRNEIGGKPFKCEECDSIFKWFSDLTKHKRIHTGEKPYKCDECGKAYTQSSHLSEHRRIHTGEKPYQCEECGKVFRTCSSLSNHKRTHSEEKPYTCEECGNIFKQLSDLTKHKKTHTGEKPYKCDECGKNFTQSSNLIVHKRIHTGEKPYKCEECGRVFMWFSDITKHKKTHTGEKPYKCDECGKNFTQSSNLIVHKRIHTGEKPYKCEKCGKAFTQFSHLTVHESIHT, from the coding sequence atgtCTTCTCATTTTACCCAAGACCTTCTGCCAGAGCAGGGCATACAAGATGCATTCCCAAAAACAATACTGAGAGGATATGGAAATTGTGGCcttgataatttatatttaaggAAAGACTGGGAAAGTTTAGATGAGTGTAAGTTGCAAAAAGATTATAATGGACTTAACCAATGTTCATCAACTACCCATAGCAAAATCTttcaatataataaatatgttaaaatcttTGATAACTTTTCAAATTTACATAGACGTAATATAAGtaatactggagagaaacctttcaAATGTCAAGAATGTGGCAAATCCTTTCAAATGTTCTCATTCCTAACTGAACATCAGAAAATTCACActggaaaaaaattccaaaaatgtggagaatgtggcaaaacctttaTCCAGTGCTCACACTTTACTGAACATGAGAACATtgacactggagagaaaccttacaagtgtcAAGAATGTAACAACGTCATTAAAACTTGCTCAgtccttactaaaaatagaatttacaCCGGAGGGGAACATTACAGATGTGAAGAATTTGGCAAAGTATTTAACCAGTGCTCCCACCTTACTGAACATGAGCATGGTACTGAGGAAAAACCCTGCAAATATGAAGAGTGCAGCAGTGTCTTTATCTCTTGCTCAAGCCTTTCTAATCAACAGATGATTCTTGCTGGAGAGAAGCTCTCCAAATGTGAAACATGGTACAAAGGTTTTAACCACGGCCCAAATCCTTCCAAACACCAGAGAAACGAGATTGGAGGGAAACCTTTCAAATGTGAGGAATGTGACAGCATCTTCAAGTGGTTCTCAgaccttactaaacataagagaattcacactggtgagaaaccATACAAATGTGACGAATGTGGGAAAGCCTATACACAGTCCTCACACCTCAGTGAACACAGGAGGATTCACACCGGAGAGAAACCCTACCAGTGTGAAGAATGTGGGAAGGTCTTCAGAACTTGCTCAAGCCTTTCTAACCATAAGAGAACTCATTCTGAAGAAAAACCCTACacgtgtgaagaatgtggcaacaTCTTTAAGCAGTTATCAGACCTCACTAAGCATAAGAAAAcccatactggagagaaaccctacaaatgtgacgAATGTGGAAAAAACTTTACCCAGTCCTCCAACCTTATTgtacataagagaattcatactggggagaaaccctacaagtgtgaagaatgtggcagagTCTTCATGTGGTTCTCAGACATTACCAAACATAAGAAAAcccatactggagagaaaccctacaaatgtgacgAATGTGGAAAAAACTTTACCCAGTCCTCAAACCTTATTgtacataagagaattcatactggagagaaaccctacaagtgtGAAAAGTGTGGCAAAGCCTTCACCCAGTTCTCACACCTGACTGTACATGAAAGCATTCatacttga
- the ZNF195 gene encoding zinc finger protein 195 isoform X10 produces MGFHHATQACFELLGSSDLPASASQSAGITGVNHRAQPGLNVSVDKFTALCSPGVLQTVKWFLEFRCIFSLAMSSHFTQDLLPEQGIQDAFPKTILRGYGNCGLDNLYLRKDWESLDECKLQKDYNGLNQCSSTTHSKIFQYNKYVKIFDNFSNLHRRNISNTGEKPFKCQECGKSFQMFSFLTEHQKIHTGKKFQKCGECGKTFIQCSHFTEHENIDTGEKPYKCQECNNVIKTCSVLTKNRIYTGGEHYRCEEFGKVFNQCSHLTEHEHGTEEKPCKYEECSSVFISCSSLSNQQMILAGEKLSKCETWYKGFNHGPNPSKHQRNEIGGKPFKCEECDSIFKWFSDLTKHKRIHTGEKPYKCDECGKAYTQSSHLSEHRRIHTGEKPYQCEECGKVFRTCSSLSNHKRTHSEEKPYTCEECGNIFKQLSDLTKHKKTHTGEKPYKCDECGKNFTQSSNLIVHKRIHTGEKPYKCEECGRVFMWFSDITKHKKTHTGEKPYKCDECGKNFTQSSNLIVHKRIHTGEKPYKCEKCGKAFTQFSHLTVHESIHT; encoded by the exons CATTGTGCTCACCTGGGGTGCTGCAAACTGTGAAATGGTTTTTAGAGTTCAGATGCATCTTCTCACTAG ctatgtCTTCTCATTTTACCCAAGACCTTCTGCCAGAGCAGGGCATACAAGATGCATTCCCAAAAACAATACTGAGAGGATATGGAAATTGTGGCcttgataatttatatttaaggAAAGACTGGGAAAGTTTAGATGAGTGTAAGTTGCAAAAAGATTATAATGGACTTAACCAATGTTCATCAACTACCCATAGCAAAATCTttcaatataataaatatgttaaaatcttTGATAACTTTTCAAATTTACATAGACGTAATATAAGtaatactggagagaaacctttcaAATGTCAAGAATGTGGCAAATCCTTTCAAATGTTCTCATTCCTAACTGAACATCAGAAAATTCACActggaaaaaaattccaaaaatgtggagaatgtggcaaaacctttaTCCAGTGCTCACACTTTACTGAACATGAGAACATtgacactggagagaaaccttacaagtgtcAAGAATGTAACAACGTCATTAAAACTTGCTCAgtccttactaaaaatagaatttacaCCGGAGGGGAACATTACAGATGTGAAGAATTTGGCAAAGTATTTAACCAGTGCTCCCACCTTACTGAACATGAGCATGGTACTGAGGAAAAACCCTGCAAATATGAAGAGTGCAGCAGTGTCTTTATCTCTTGCTCAAGCCTTTCTAATCAACAGATGATTCTTGCTGGAGAGAAGCTCTCCAAATGTGAAACATGGTACAAAGGTTTTAACCACGGCCCAAATCCTTCCAAACACCAGAGAAACGAGATTGGAGGGAAACCTTTCAAATGTGAGGAATGTGACAGCATCTTCAAGTGGTTCTCAgaccttactaaacataagagaattcacactggtgagaaaccATACAAATGTGACGAATGTGGGAAAGCCTATACACAGTCCTCACACCTCAGTGAACACAGGAGGATTCACACCGGAGAGAAACCCTACCAGTGTGAAGAATGTGGGAAGGTCTTCAGAACTTGCTCAAGCCTTTCTAACCATAAGAGAACTCATTCTGAAGAAAAACCCTACacgtgtgaagaatgtggcaacaTCTTTAAGCAGTTATCAGACCTCACTAAGCATAAGAAAAcccatactggagagaaaccctacaaatgtgacgAATGTGGAAAAAACTTTACCCAGTCCTCCAACCTTATTgtacataagagaattcatactggggagaaaccctacaagtgtgaagaatgtggcagagTCTTCATGTGGTTCTCAGACATTACCAAACATAAGAAAAcccatactggagagaaaccctacaaatgtgacgAATGTGGAAAAAACTTTACCCAGTCCTCAAACCTTATTgtacataagagaattcatactggagagaaaccctacaagtgtGAAAAGTGTGGCAAAGCCTTCACCCAGTTCTCACACCTGACTGTACATGAAAGCATTCatacttga
- the ZNF195 gene encoding zinc finger protein 195 isoform X11 translates to MGFHHATQACFELLGSSDLPASASQSAGITGVNHRAQPGLNVSVDKFTAMSSHFTQDLLPEQGIQDAFPKTILRGYGNCGLDNLYLRKDWESLDECKLQKDYNGLNQCSSTTHSKIFQYNKYVKIFDNFSNLHRRNISNTGEKPFKCQECGKSFQMFSFLTEHQKIHTGKKFQKCGECGKTFIQCSHFTEHENIDTGEKPYKCQECNNVIKTCSVLTKNRIYTGGEHYRCEEFGKVFNQCSHLTEHEHGTEEKPCKYEECSSVFISCSSLSNQQMILAGEKLSKCETWYKGFNHGPNPSKHQRNEIGGKPFKCEECDSIFKWFSDLTKHKRIHTGEKPYKCDECGKAYTQSSHLSEHRRIHTGEKPYQCEECGKVFRTCSSLSNHKRTHSEEKPYTCEECGNIFKQLSDLTKHKKTHTGEKPYKCDECGKNFTQSSNLIVHKRIHTGEKPYKCEECGRVFMWFSDITKHKKTHTGEKPYKCDECGKNFTQSSNLIVHKRIHTGEKPYKCEKCGKAFTQFSHLTVHESIHT, encoded by the coding sequence ctatgtCTTCTCATTTTACCCAAGACCTTCTGCCAGAGCAGGGCATACAAGATGCATTCCCAAAAACAATACTGAGAGGATATGGAAATTGTGGCcttgataatttatatttaaggAAAGACTGGGAAAGTTTAGATGAGTGTAAGTTGCAAAAAGATTATAATGGACTTAACCAATGTTCATCAACTACCCATAGCAAAATCTttcaatataataaatatgttaaaatcttTGATAACTTTTCAAATTTACATAGACGTAATATAAGtaatactggagagaaacctttcaAATGTCAAGAATGTGGCAAATCCTTTCAAATGTTCTCATTCCTAACTGAACATCAGAAAATTCACActggaaaaaaattccaaaaatgtggagaatgtggcaaaacctttaTCCAGTGCTCACACTTTACTGAACATGAGAACATtgacactggagagaaaccttacaagtgtcAAGAATGTAACAACGTCATTAAAACTTGCTCAgtccttactaaaaatagaatttacaCCGGAGGGGAACATTACAGATGTGAAGAATTTGGCAAAGTATTTAACCAGTGCTCCCACCTTACTGAACATGAGCATGGTACTGAGGAAAAACCCTGCAAATATGAAGAGTGCAGCAGTGTCTTTATCTCTTGCTCAAGCCTTTCTAATCAACAGATGATTCTTGCTGGAGAGAAGCTCTCCAAATGTGAAACATGGTACAAAGGTTTTAACCACGGCCCAAATCCTTCCAAACACCAGAGAAACGAGATTGGAGGGAAACCTTTCAAATGTGAGGAATGTGACAGCATCTTCAAGTGGTTCTCAgaccttactaaacataagagaattcacactggtgagaaaccATACAAATGTGACGAATGTGGGAAAGCCTATACACAGTCCTCACACCTCAGTGAACACAGGAGGATTCACACCGGAGAGAAACCCTACCAGTGTGAAGAATGTGGGAAGGTCTTCAGAACTTGCTCAAGCCTTTCTAACCATAAGAGAACTCATTCTGAAGAAAAACCCTACacgtgtgaagaatgtggcaacaTCTTTAAGCAGTTATCAGACCTCACTAAGCATAAGAAAAcccatactggagagaaaccctacaaatgtgacgAATGTGGAAAAAACTTTACCCAGTCCTCCAACCTTATTgtacataagagaattcatactggggagaaaccctacaagtgtgaagaatgtggcagagTCTTCATGTGGTTCTCAGACATTACCAAACATAAGAAAAcccatactggagagaaaccctacaaatgtgacgAATGTGGAAAAAACTTTACCCAGTCCTCAAACCTTATTgtacataagagaattcatactggagagaaaccctacaagtgtGAAAAGTGTGGCAAAGCCTTCACCCAGTTCTCACACCTGACTGTACATGAAAGCATTCatacttga